Part of the Desulfohalovibrio reitneri genome is shown below.
ATCTTGCCGTCGCTGCGGGCCTTGTCAACGATCTGGTAGATGTCGTCGCCGATGGTCTCCGACAGGCAGGTAGTGTGCACCGCGATGACGTCGGGCTCATAGACGCTGAAGATGTTGACGATGGCCTGCAGGAGGTTGGCCTGGCCGCCGAACACGCTGGCTCCCTCGGTAAAGGAGGAGGTGGAGGCGACCACGGGCTCCTTGTAGTGCCTCGTCAGGGTGGAGCGGTGGTAGGCGCAGCAACCCTGGGAGCCGTGGGAGTGGGGCAGGCAGCCCTTGATGCCGAAGGCGGCGTACATGGCCCCGATGGGCTGGCACGTCTTGGCCGGGTTGATGGTCAGCGCCTTGCGCTCGATGAATTCCTCGGGTGTATGTCTGAGCAGGGTCATGTCGTCGCTCCAGCCGGTTATTCCCAGACGTAGGAACCGGTCAGTTCGGGGTTTTCTTCCCAAGGGGCCTTCATGAAGGACCAGACCTTGGAGTTCACCAGGCGATCAATCTCGTGGTAGAAGTTCACCGCGCCCTCGAACCCGGCGTAGGGGCCGCCGGAGTCGTAGGAGTGCAGCTGCTTCATGGGCACGCCCATCTTCTGGATGGAGAACTTTTCCTTGATGCCGGCGCAGAAGAGATCCGGCTTGTAGATCTCCACCAGCCGTTCGGCCTCGTGCTGGTTGAGGTCGTCCACAGCCAGGGTGTCCTTCTCCATGTCGGCCATCATGCCCTCGTATTCCCTGAAGAACTCGCCGCTTTTCTCCAGCTCGGCCATTTCCTCGGGCGACTTGCGCGGCTGGAAGCGGTGCTCGTCCGGGCAGACCTCCAGCTCCTCGATGTTGCGCGAGTCGGCGTCGATCTTAATGTCCGGGATGACGCGGCGGCCCTCGTAGTCGTCGCGGTGGGCGAACTCGTACCCCGCGGCCTGGGTCTTCATGCCGATCTCTGCGAACAGCTCCTGGTAGTGGTGGGCCCGCGAGCCGCCCACGAAGAGCATGGCCGTCTTACCCTCGGTGCGGGGTCGCACCTCGTCGCGAGCCTTCTCCACGGCGGCCATCTCCTCGGCGATGACCTCCTCGACGCGGTCCTTCAGCTTCTTGTCGCCGAAGTACTCGGCGATTTTGCGCAGGGACTTGGCCGTGGCCTCGGCCCCAATGAAGTTCACCTTGATCCAGGGGATGCCGTACTTCTCCTCCATCATCTCGGCCACGTAGTTGATGGAGCGGTGGCACATGATGGCGTTGAGGTCGGCGGTGTGAGCCCGGGCGAACTGCTCGTAGGTGGAGTTGCCGGAGAAGGTGGAGACCAGGGTGATGCCGCATCGCTCCATGATGTCCTCGATGACGAAGGCATCGCCGCCTATGTTGTACTCGCCCAGGAGATTGATGCGGTATTCGCCCTCCACGCCCTTGTCCTGCTCGCCCACGACGTGGGTGAAGATCTGGTTGTTGGCGATATGGTGGCCCGCGGACTGGGAGACGCCCTTGTACCCCTCGCAGGAGAAGGCGAAGACGTTCACCGGGTTGTCCGGGTTCTGCTCATTGAGTTTCTTCTTCATCTCCCGAGCCACGGAGTGCACGTCGTCGCCGATAAGGCCCACCGGGCAGGTGGAAAAGACGGCGATG
Proteins encoded:
- the nifD gene encoding nitrogenase molybdenum-iron protein alpha chain, producing the protein MAVKKKKAVSIDPTDVKQELLKKYPPKVARKRAKQIMINEGQGRTPPEISANVRTIPGIITMRGCTYAGCKGVILGPTRDIVNITHGPIGCGFYSWLTRRNQTDATGDEKENYMTYSFSTDMNENDIVFGGEKKLAQAIQEAYDAFHPKAIAVFSTCPVGLIGDDVHSVAREMKKKLNEQNPDNPVNVFAFSCEGYKGVSQSAGHHIANNQIFTHVVGEQDKGVEGEYRINLLGEYNIGGDAFVIEDIMERCGITLVSTFSGNSTYEQFARAHTADLNAIMCHRSINYVAEMMEEKYGIPWIKVNFIGAEATAKSLRKIAEYFGDKKLKDRVEEVIAEEMAAVEKARDEVRPRTEGKTAMLFVGGSRAHHYQELFAEIGMKTQAAGYEFAHRDDYEGRRVIPDIKIDADSRNIEELEVCPDEHRFQPRKSPEEMAELEKSGEFFREYEGMMADMEKDTLAVDDLNQHEAERLVEIYKPDLFCAGIKEKFSIQKMGVPMKQLHSYDSGGPYAGFEGAVNFYHEIDRLVNSKVWSFMKAPWEENPELTGSYVWE